The genomic region CGTTCGGGCTCGACGTCCGGCGCGCCCGCATCGGCCCAGGCCTCCATCGCCGCGACCATGGCGAACTGCGACGCCGGGTCGAGGCGCTTGGCGATCGGGCGCTCCAGCACCGTGTCGGGTCGCACCTTCGCCTCGGCGGCGAACGTGACGGGCAGCTGATACTGCTCGACCCAGTCGTACTCGAGCGTGTGTGCTCCGGACGCGCCGTCCAGGAGGGCGGACCAGCTCTCGGGTGCGGTGCCGCCGATGGGCGACGACGCGCCCACGCCGGTCACGACGATGCGGGATGTGCTCATGCGATTCGAAGGTCCTCGGATGGAGATCGGTCCGGTGGGGGCGAGGCGCCCCCACCGGTTCGGACTACGCCTGGTTGGACGTGATGTAGCTGACGGCGTCGCCGACGGTCTTGAGGTTCTTGACCTCGTCGTCCGGGATCGTGACGCCGAACTTCTCCTCGGCGTTGACCACGATGGTCATCATCGAGATCGAGTCGATGTCGAGGTCGTCGGTGAACGACTTCTCCATGGCGACCTCGTCGGCCGAGATGCCCGTCTCGTCGGTGATCAGCTCTGCGAGTCCGGCGAGGACCTCGTCGGTGGTGAATGCCATTTTTCTCCTGCTTTCTTCGGGGTTCGCGGTCCCGGGAAGGGCCGGGACTCAGTCTAGGGTCGGCGTGGATCCGGCTACGGGAGGACGACCACCTGGGCGCCGAAGACCAGACCGGCGCCGAAGCCGATCTGCAGCGCCAGGCCGCCGCTGAGCT from Microbacter sp. GSS18 harbors:
- a CDS encoding acyl carrier protein, producing the protein MAFTTDEVLAGLAELITDETGISADEVAMEKSFTDDLDIDSISMMTIVVNAEEKFGVTIPDDEVKNLKTVGDAVSYITSNQA